A section of the Petrimonas sulfuriphila genome encodes:
- a CDS encoding alpha-galactosidase, producing MKYIVFISFFLSSFIMVSVGQNSELIHIETERLSLIFTSQLGEKAIFQYFGDKLSTTPLQISKERFKMNQDIKESTAPEIFPAYGRRLYMEPAIRLVHQDGVLTTDLVYDSHHTKDIDDNVTETVIRLKDKIYPVWVDLQFKAYRKENVISQSVCVSHNESKPVMIEELASSYLPLTAQSYYLTHFSGTWANEMQLIEEKLTPGIKKVESKKGVRTTQSESPSFLLSLNNPVQENSGEIYAGSLAWSGNYKLSFEFDEFGRLHVLSGMNPFASSYKLKAGESFQTPENIMTYSSSGMGEISRNYHNWSRKYALAHGGQLRPVVLNSWEGAYFSFNEQTIMEMIDHAAEFGVEMFVMDDGWFGNKYPRNNDREGLGDWQVNRKKIPGGIDFLARYAVNKGLRFGIWIEPEMVNPKSELAEKHPEWIVKSGDREMLTIRNQWLLDLSNPKVQDFVVKTFNDVLSLSEHISYIKWDANRHVDNVGSDYLGAEEQTHFWIEYTRGLYKVYERIRESHPDVMIQLCSSGGGRLDFGALRFHDEFWASDNTNPLNRLFIQYSTSLFFPAMATASHVSTSPNHQTGMVTPLKFRFDVAMSQRLGLELQLKDIAGDDKVFVTEAIRTYKKIRPIVQFGDLYRLLSPNNEGGWSASLYVDRKQSHAVLFAYSLEFHSRTEYFECKLKGLDPNKRYRLEELNTRNNRKSFWADGKTFTGEELMKIGINLQIEAIFDSSVILLSEI from the coding sequence ATATAGAAACGGAACGCCTCAGTCTGATATTTACGTCTCAGCTGGGTGAAAAAGCTATTTTCCAGTATTTTGGAGATAAGCTGTCGACAACTCCCTTGCAGATCTCCAAAGAGAGATTTAAAATGAACCAGGATATAAAGGAGAGTACAGCTCCGGAGATCTTTCCGGCGTACGGGAGGAGATTATATATGGAGCCTGCGATCCGTCTGGTTCATCAGGATGGGGTATTGACCACGGATCTCGTCTATGATTCTCACCATACAAAAGATATCGATGATAATGTGACTGAAACCGTTATTCGGCTAAAGGACAAAATCTATCCTGTCTGGGTTGATCTTCAGTTTAAGGCATACCGGAAGGAGAATGTGATTAGTCAGAGCGTTTGTGTAAGTCATAATGAGAGTAAGCCGGTAATGATAGAGGAATTGGCTTCTTCATATTTACCGCTGACAGCGCAGTCCTATTACTTAACTCATTTTTCCGGTACTTGGGCAAACGAGATGCAACTGATTGAAGAAAAGCTGACGCCCGGAATAAAAAAAGTTGAGTCGAAGAAAGGTGTCCGTACCACTCAGTCGGAAAGCCCATCCTTTTTGTTATCATTAAATAATCCTGTGCAAGAAAACAGTGGCGAAATATACGCCGGATCGCTGGCATGGTCGGGCAATTACAAACTTTCGTTTGAATTTGATGAATTCGGCAGGCTCCATGTCCTATCAGGTATGAATCCTTTTGCGTCATCCTATAAACTCAAAGCCGGGGAATCTTTTCAAACTCCGGAGAATATAATGACTTACAGTTCATCCGGAATGGGAGAGATATCCCGCAATTATCACAACTGGAGTCGTAAATATGCGCTGGCTCACGGTGGTCAGTTACGTCCAGTGGTTCTTAACAGCTGGGAAGGCGCCTATTTTTCGTTCAACGAGCAGACCATTATGGAAATGATTGATCATGCGGCAGAATTTGGCGTGGAAATGTTTGTAATGGATGATGGTTGGTTTGGCAATAAATATCCCCGTAACAATGATCGTGAGGGATTGGGAGATTGGCAGGTCAACAGAAAAAAAATACCGGGAGGAATTGATTTTCTTGCCCGATATGCTGTAAACAAAGGCCTCCGATTTGGAATATGGATAGAACCTGAGATGGTCAATCCTAAAAGCGAACTGGCCGAAAAGCATCCTGAATGGATCGTGAAAAGCGGGGACAGGGAAATGCTGACTATTCGTAATCAATGGTTATTGGATCTCAGTAACCCGAAAGTGCAGGATTTTGTAGTGAAAACATTCAATGATGTTTTATCGTTGTCGGAACATATCAGTTATATTAAATGGGATGCCAACAGACATGTCGACAATGTCGGTTCCGATTACCTGGGAGCTGAAGAGCAAACCCATTTCTGGATAGAATATACGAGAGGGTTGTATAAAGTCTATGAACGGATTAGGGAATCACACCCGGATGTGATGATTCAACTTTGCTCATCTGGAGGAGGACGTTTGGATTTCGGCGCGTTGCGGTTTCATGATGAATTTTGGGCAAGTGATAATACCAATCCGTTGAATCGCCTTTTTATTCAGTACAGTACTAGTCTCTTCTTTCCTGCAATGGCAACGGCGTCGCATGTTTCAACGAGCCCTAATCATCAAACGGGGATGGTAACACCTTTGAAATTCAGATTCGATGTCGCGATGTCACAACGCTTGGGACTAGAATTACAGTTGAAGGATATAGCCGGTGACGATAAAGTTTTTGTAACGGAAGCTATCCGTACATACAAGAAAATTAGACCGATCGTTCAGTTTGGAGATTTGTATCGGTTACTTTCCCCCAATAATGAAGGCGGATGGTCGGCATCGCTCTACGTTGACAGGAAACAGTCCCACGCCGTTTTATTCGCGTACAGCCTGGAGTTCCACAGTAGGACAGAATACTTTGAATGTAAATTAAAGGGGTTAGATCCGAATAAAAGGTACAGACTGGAAGAATTGAATACTAGAAACAATCGTAAGAGTTTCTGGGCGGATGGAAAAACATTTACCGGAGAAGAGTTGATGAAAATTGGGATAAATCTTCAAATTGAAGCCATATTTGATAGTTCAGTCATATTGCTTAGTGAAATATAA
- a CDS encoding Gfo/Idh/MocA family oxidoreductase, which translates to MSTRRDFIKKTVLSGVALGALGLPGYAGNSSETAKKGLKIPRRKGKSVMGLRCEPLPVVRIAVIGLGRGNSAVYRLARIKGTQIVAIDDLVPERIASAQENLRDAGRPEAIVYSKEEDWKKICERDDIDLIYNATPWNLHVPIALYAMKHGKHVTIEVPAAMTIDDCWALVDMAEQAQRHCMMLENCCYDFFELTTLNMARKGLFGEVFHGECAYIHDLRCQLDRSDSYHNTWRVDHYTRHTGNPYPTHGLGPIAQMMGINRGDRFDYLTSMSSNHHGLTLYAENKYGKDSSEAKTVYKLGDMNCTTVKTVNGNTILIEHNVTSPAPYDRLHKLYGTKGYAVKYPEQKIALEPDPHEFLSDEDFNAIMKKYEHPLSRYIGEQAKKVGGHGGMDYIMDWRLIYCLRNGLPLDQDVYDAAAWSSIVELSERSVLDRSNSVEVPDFTRGEWKDAKPWPIIDMDRVL; encoded by the coding sequence ATGAGTACTCGTCGTGATTTTATTAAAAAGACCGTGTTGAGCGGGGTTGCGCTAGGAGCTTTGGGATTACCCGGTTATGCAGGGAATTCATCAGAAACAGCGAAGAAAGGATTGAAAATACCCAGACGAAAAGGTAAATCGGTGATGGGCTTGCGTTGTGAACCTCTCCCTGTGGTGAGAATTGCCGTGATTGGCTTAGGAAGGGGTAATAGTGCGGTTTACCGTCTGGCCAGAATTAAGGGCACACAGATTGTCGCTATCGATGATTTAGTACCTGAAAGAATTGCATCGGCGCAAGAAAATCTTAGGGATGCCGGACGTCCGGAGGCAATTGTCTATTCCAAAGAGGAAGACTGGAAGAAAATATGTGAGCGTGATGATATTGATTTAATTTACAATGCAACGCCTTGGAATCTGCATGTTCCAATCGCCTTGTACGCGATGAAACATGGGAAACATGTTACCATCGAAGTTCCCGCGGCAATGACGATAGACGACTGTTGGGCACTGGTAGATATGGCTGAACAGGCGCAACGCCATTGCATGATGCTGGAAAATTGTTGTTACGACTTTTTTGAATTGACTACGTTGAACATGGCCCGTAAAGGTCTATTCGGAGAAGTATTTCACGGTGAATGCGCTTATATCCATGATTTGAGATGCCAGTTGGACAGAAGCGACAGCTACCATAATACCTGGAGAGTGGATCATTACACCAGGCATACGGGGAATCCCTATCCCACTCATGGACTGGGACCGATTGCACAAATGATGGGTATTAACAGAGGCGATCGCTTTGATTATCTTACGTCAATGTCTTCAAATCATCACGGATTGACGCTCTATGCGGAAAACAAATACGGTAAAGATTCTTCGGAAGCGAAAACTGTCTATAAGTTGGGCGACATGAACTGTACAACTGTCAAAACAGTCAATGGAAATACAATCCTAATCGAACATAACGTGACGAGTCCGGCTCCGTATGACCGTCTTCATAAACTTTATGGGACAAAAGGATATGCGGTAAAATATCCGGAACAAAAGATAGCCCTGGAGCCCGACCCGCATGAATTTTTAAGTGATGAGGATTTTAATGCTATCATGAAAAAGTATGAACATCCATTATCGAGGTATATAGGTGAACAGGCCAAAAAGGTCGGAGGGCACGGAGGAATGGATTATATTATGGATTGGAGACTGATTTATTGTTTGAGAAATGGCTTACCCTTGGATCAGGATGTCTATGATGCGGCAGCATGGTCCTCCATTGTGGAGTTAAGTGAAAGATCGGTTCTAGACAGAAGTAATTCGGTAGAAGTTCCGGATTTTACGAGAGGAGAATGGAAGGATGCAAAGCCATGGCCTATTATAGATATGGATAGGGTTTTATAG
- a CDS encoding Gfo/Idh/MocA family oxidoreductase, with protein sequence MKENRRDFLKQIAIGGIGLTVAPGLKANEMVSNEIKTISGYKTKSNQYNNMCGYRAPILKTVRTGFVGVGNRGYSNLNQMTFLDGVEIKAICDIAQFRIDEAQQLLQKRGLPTAGVYTGSNDAWRGLCENPDIDLISIAVPRGPLHARISVYAMECGKHVAVEVPAVATVDEAWNIVETSENTMKHCYMMENCCYDFFELLTLNMARQGFFGDIIHGDAAYLHFQKIYEKTRDNDMWRLEESQYHNGNIYPTHGLGPVCQIMNINRGDKLSHMVSMSSDDFMLGKNVAELASSDPFYQKFNTDSYRGNINTSIIRTEKGRTIMLQHDTTSPRVYSRIHAISGTRAAAQKYPLPARISVGDEWLNEEEMKKVNEQYMPKIVKRIGDMAQEVGGHGGMDFLMTWRLIDCLRNGLPMDIDVYDAAAWSVITSLSQWSLSNNSRPIEVPDFTRGAWQGNQPVDISLSEGGNTSVKKSIN encoded by the coding sequence ATGAAAGAGAACAGGAGAGACTTTTTAAAGCAAATTGCAATCGGAGGCATCGGTTTGACGGTCGCCCCCGGCCTTAAGGCCAACGAAATGGTTTCGAACGAAATTAAAACTATTTCCGGTTACAAGACAAAAAGCAATCAATATAATAATATGTGCGGCTACCGGGCTCCAATACTTAAAACTGTTCGCACCGGCTTTGTAGGAGTCGGTAACAGAGGATATTCCAATCTTAATCAGATGACGTTTTTGGACGGGGTGGAGATAAAAGCTATTTGTGATATTGCTCAGTTTCGTATTGATGAGGCACAGCAGTTATTGCAAAAGAGAGGATTACCTACAGCCGGGGTTTATACCGGAAGCAATGATGCCTGGCGGGGTTTATGTGAGAATCCCGATATAGATCTGATCAGTATTGCGGTGCCGAGAGGTCCGCTTCACGCCAGAATATCCGTTTATGCGATGGAATGCGGAAAGCATGTGGCTGTTGAGGTACCGGCCGTCGCAACGGTGGATGAAGCGTGGAATATCGTGGAAACATCAGAAAACACGATGAAACATTGTTATATGATGGAGAATTGCTGTTACGATTTCTTCGAATTATTGACATTGAATATGGCACGTCAGGGCTTTTTCGGCGATATCATACACGGCGATGCTGCTTATCTGCACTTTCAAAAGATCTATGAAAAGACGAGGGATAATGATATGTGGAGACTCGAAGAGAGTCAGTATCATAACGGGAATATCTACCCTACCCATGGATTAGGCCCGGTTTGTCAGATCATGAATATAAATCGTGGGGATAAATTGAGCCATATGGTTTCTATGTCGTCAGATGATTTTATGTTGGGCAAAAATGTAGCAGAGTTGGCTTCATCCGACCCGTTCTATCAAAAATTCAATACCGATTCCTACAGGGGTAATATAAATACTTCGATCATTCGTACTGAAAAGGGTCGTACTATCATGCTGCAGCATGACACTACAAGCCCCAGAGTTTATTCGCGGATACATGCCATCAGCGGAACCCGCGCTGCCGCCCAGAAATATCCGCTCCCGGCCAGAATCTCCGTCGGGGACGAGTGGTTGAACGAAGAAGAAATGAAAAAGGTAAATGAGCAATATATGCCGAAGATTGTGAAAAGGATCGGAGATATGGCGCAGGAGGTCGGAGGGCATGGAGGAATGGATTTTCTGATGACATGGAGGCTTATCGACTGTTTAAGAAACGGATTACCGATGGATATTGATGTGTACGACGCTGCTGCATGGAGTGTGATAACTTCGTTGAGTCAGTGGTCTTTATCTAATAATTCCAGGCCTATAGAAGTACCTGATTTTACAAGAGGGGCATGGCAGGGCAATCAACCGGTTGATATATCCTTATCGGAAGGTGGCAACACATCCGTAAAGAAAAGCATTAATTGA
- a CDS encoding phosphodiester glycosidase family protein — MKGNQFILYFLLLVFFSLSCNETPEKGVNPPQVETIGVKEITDISATCLGKITDAGSGTIRDYGIEIKNGNGYIKMSHTNTSESGYEVRLSELVSDQLYYYRAYVDDGVTYHGIEKKFTTLSPIAFKAIIDYSKITSTSVEISFNSTSRLKEWGIHYSKSEVTAKDPVKKSSVNSTILIDNLEPATTYNLLPYVKDKNNQIIYLDKLYVTTTELKDVCKINGKWYRVDTLQQRQTISPGLSYYSIAIKEYPLRVYALEIDLTNPFIRVETCLAMDNAIATERPNAMVERKRLQGYDVVAATNGDFYFYQDPIEIGIPRSGQFHHGGMVTNPTGRACFILSEDGIPYIDRPIFQGILKKGEFTTTIHTVNMLRLEAYPNLTPNLMTLYTPSFGKTTGTVDGGTKVVIRPKDNESFFFEANREIRCKVEDIYDNPGKSIIPERCAVLHGRGSSADFLKTLKMNEEINIYLGVTLKSNPNLTIKIKEMVGGSDNIILKNGERAEGDDLYNPRTGIGYSKDKRKAYLMVADGRQTFSKGCTMKDFGEILLSAGAWYAINLDGGGSSVMVVRDQVVNNPSDGSVRAVGNGVLVVRQDNN; from the coding sequence ATGAAAGGCAATCAATTTATATTATACTTTCTTTTATTGGTATTCTTTTCTTTAAGTTGTAATGAAACGCCGGAAAAAGGAGTGAACCCGCCCCAAGTTGAAACGATAGGCGTCAAGGAAATTACCGATATATCTGCCACTTGTTTAGGAAAAATTACCGATGCCGGAAGTGGAACCATTCGAGATTATGGCATTGAAATTAAAAATGGTAATGGATATATAAAAATGTCCCATACAAATACTTCTGAAAGTGGATATGAAGTCCGTTTAAGTGAATTAGTCTCTGATCAGCTTTATTATTATCGCGCTTATGTCGATGATGGCGTTACCTATCACGGAATTGAAAAAAAATTCACGACTCTATCGCCAATCGCTTTTAAAGCAATAATTGATTACAGTAAAATTACCAGCACTTCCGTTGAAATTTCATTCAACTCAACAAGCCGGTTAAAAGAATGGGGAATACACTACAGTAAATCGGAAGTAACAGCTAAAGATCCAGTTAAAAAATCATCGGTTAATTCAACAATCTTAATTGATAATTTAGAACCGGCGACAACCTATAATCTGCTGCCTTACGTAAAAGATAAAAACAATCAGATTATCTATCTGGACAAGTTATACGTAACGACTACAGAACTTAAAGATGTTTGTAAAATCAACGGGAAATGGTATCGAGTAGATACACTCCAACAAAGACAAACTATTAGCCCGGGTTTATCCTACTATTCTATCGCAATAAAAGAATACCCCCTGAGAGTCTATGCATTAGAAATCGATTTGACAAACCCTTTCATCCGAGTAGAGACCTGCCTCGCGATGGACAATGCCATCGCAACCGAACGCCCAAATGCAATGGTAGAGCGGAAAAGATTACAAGGTTACGACGTCGTTGCGGCCACAAACGGGGATTTTTATTTTTATCAGGATCCTATTGAAATAGGCATTCCAAGAAGTGGGCAGTTCCATCATGGAGGGATGGTAACCAATCCGACCGGCCGGGCTTGTTTCATTTTAAGTGAAGATGGAATACCTTATATCGATAGGCCCATTTTTCAGGGGATCTTGAAGAAAGGAGAGTTTACCACAACAATACATACCGTAAATATGCTGAGATTAGAGGCTTACCCTAATCTTACCCCCAATTTGATGACACTTTATACACCTTCATTCGGTAAAACAACGGGAACTGTCGATGGTGGAACAAAGGTTGTAATACGACCTAAGGATAATGAAAGTTTCTTTTTTGAAGCTAATCGAGAAATCCGATGCAAGGTTGAAGACATTTATGACAACCCGGGGAAATCAATAATTCCTGAAAGATGTGCCGTTTTGCATGGCAGGGGGAGCTCCGCAGATTTTTTAAAAACGCTAAAAATGAATGAAGAAATCAATATTTATCTTGGAGTTACCCTAAAATCGAATCCAAATCTGACAATTAAAATTAAAGAGATGGTTGGAGGAAGCGATAATATTATTCTAAAGAACGGAGAACGAGCCGAAGGTGATGACCTATATAATCCAAGAACGGGAATTGGTTATTCTAAAGATAAAAGAAAAGCCTATTTAATGGTTGCCGACGGTAGGCAAACCTTTTCAAAAGGATGCACGATGAAAGATTTCGGTGAAATACTCTTGTCGGCCGGAGCTTGGTATGCCATTAATTTAGATGGAGGAGGATCATCGGTAATGGTAGTCCGAGATCAAGTGGTTAACAACCCATCGGATGGGAGTGTGAGAGCTGTAGGAAATGGAGTATTGGTTGTTCGTCAAGATAACAACTGA